The following are encoded in a window of Mustela nigripes isolate SB6536 chromosome 1, MUSNIG.SB6536, whole genome shotgun sequence genomic DNA:
- the LOC132021304 gene encoding large ribosomal subunit protein eL24, producing MKVELCSFSGYKIYPGHGRRYARTDGKVFQFLNAKCESAFLSKRNPRQINWTVLYRRKHKKGQSEEIQKKRTRRAVKFQRAITGASLADIMAKRNQKPEVRKAQREQAIRAAKEAKKAKQASKKTAMAAAKAPTKAAPKQKIVKPVKVSAPRVGGKR from the coding sequence ATGAAGGTCGAGCTGTGCAGTTTCAGTGGGTACAAGATTTACCCCGGACATGGCAGGCGCTACGCCAGGACCGACGGGAAGGTTTTCCAGTTTCTTAACGCAAAATGCGAGTCCGCATTCCTTTCCAAGAGGAATCCTCGACAGATAAACTGGACTGTCCTCTACAGAAGAAAGCACAAAAAGGGACAATCggaagaaattcaaaagaaaagaacccGCCGTGCCGTCAAATTCCAGAGGGCCATCACTGGTGCATCTCTTGCTGACATAATGGCCAAGAGGAATCAGAAACCTGAAGTTAGGAAGGCACAACGAGAACAGGCCATCAGGGCTGCCAAGGAAGCAAAAAAGGCTAAGCAAGCATCTAAAAAGACAGCAATGGCTGCTGCTAAGGCTCCCACGAAGGCAGCACCTAAGCAAAAGATCGTGAAGCCTGTGAAGGTTTCTGCACCCCGAGTTGGTGGAAAACGCTGA
- the LOC132021264 gene encoding olfactory receptor 8K3-like has translation METQNLTVLNEFILMGITDKPELQAPLFGLFLIIYLVSVVGNLGMIILTKVDSRLQTPMYFFLRHLAFTDLGYSTTVGPKMLVNFVVDQNTISYYFCAVQLAFFLVFIVSELFILTAMSYDRYVAICNPLLYPVIMSQRVCYVLVAVPYLYSTFVSLIVTINIFSLSFCGYNIISHFYCDCVPLLSLLCSNTQDTEIIILVLAGFDLISSLLIVLVSYLLILVAIIRMNSAEGRHKAFSTCGSHLTVATVFYGTLIFMYVQPESSHSSDTDKVASVFYTLVIPMLNPLIYSLRNKDVKYARQRMWKKITSIFS, from the coding sequence ATGGAAACTCAAAATCTTACGGTGCTCAATGAGTTCATTCTCATGGGGATCACAGACAAACCCGAGCTGCAGGCTCCATTATTTGGGCTGTTCCTCATCATCTATTTGGTCTCAGTGGTGGGCAACCTGGGCATGATCATCCTCACCAAGGTGGACTCCAGGCTCCAaacacccatgtacttcttcctcagaCACCTGGCTTTCACTGATCTTGGCTATTCCACAACCGTGGGACCCAAAATGTTAGTAAATTTTGTTGTGGATCAAAATAcaatttcctattatttttgtGCTGTACAGCTAGCTTTCTTTCTTGTGTTCATTGTTAGTGAACTATTTATTCTAACAGCAATGTCCTATGACCGCTATGTCGCCATCTGTAACCCTCTGCTCTACCCTGTCATCATGTCCCAAAGGGTGTGTTACGTGCTGGTGGCCGTCCCCTACCTCTACAGCACATTTGTATCTCTCATAGTcaccataaatatttttagtttatccTTTTGTGGTTACAATATCATCAGTCATTTTTACTGTGATTGTGTCCCCTTGTTATCTTTGCTTTGCTCAAATACACAGGACACTGAAATAATTATTCTGGTCTTagctggttttgatttgatttcatCCCTTCTGATAGTGCTTGTGTCTTACCTGCTGATCCTGGTAGCCATCATCAGGATGAACTCAGCTGAGGGTAGGCACAAGGCATTTTCCACCTGTGGGTCCCACCTGACAGTGGCCACAGTGTTCTATGGGACTTTGATATTTATGTATGTGCAACCCGAGTCCAGTCATTCCTCTGACACTGATAAAGTGGCTTCCGTATTTTATACCCTTGTTATCCCCATGCTGAATCCCTTGATCTATAGCCTGAGGAACAAGGATGTGAAATATGCAAGacaaaggatgtggaaaaaaataactagtattttttcctaa